In Gemmatimonas sp., the following proteins share a genomic window:
- the coxB gene encoding cytochrome c oxidase subunit II — protein sequence MVGTFRPRRLASVALLGALALGLAACGGEYPNSTFNPNSDYNAAIDALWDKLLFWGTLVFIGVEAALVYTIFKFRRRPDGGVPKQVHGNTALEITWTAIPAVILIFIAIPTVRTIFKTQAKAAPEALQVEVIGHQWWWEFRYPQYGITTANELYLPNGRTVNFQLKTVDVLHSFWIPQMGGKRDLISNRTNYLWFTPNKDLGSKAWNGFCAEFCGPSHANMRFRVFTVTADEFGQWAAHQKQPASFPLATADVGAATTVPAVAPVPAGAGSTPLLQVSAVTPAVAADTTAKSAPVPMWVFPKERIEKEFAFTIPKTPLTTLISFDASLLGKGDAERGRQLYSKSSCIGCHAIAGTPMNMANVGPNLTHVGSRHTIAGGLYPNDTKHLSYWIKSAPHMKPGSIMPSLGKGVTDPKTKMVVNVGGLTDAEVADIVAYLQALK from the coding sequence ATGGTTGGCACGTTCCGCCCGCGACGGCTGGCATCCGTCGCGCTGCTGGGCGCTCTGGCCTTAGGGCTTGCAGCGTGCGGCGGCGAGTATCCGAATTCGACGTTCAACCCGAATTCGGACTACAACGCAGCGATCGATGCACTGTGGGACAAGCTGCTCTTCTGGGGCACGCTGGTCTTCATTGGTGTCGAAGCTGCTCTGGTCTATACCATCTTCAAGTTCCGCCGTCGTCCGGATGGCGGAGTTCCCAAGCAGGTGCACGGCAATACCGCGCTCGAGATCACCTGGACGGCGATTCCTGCCGTCATCCTGATCTTCATCGCGATTCCGACGGTCCGCACGATCTTCAAGACGCAGGCGAAAGCGGCGCCCGAGGCGCTGCAGGTCGAGGTGATCGGGCACCAGTGGTGGTGGGAGTTCCGCTACCCGCAGTACGGCATCACGACCGCGAACGAGCTGTATCTGCCGAATGGCCGCACGGTCAACTTTCAGCTCAAGACCGTCGACGTGTTGCACTCCTTCTGGATTCCGCAGATGGGTGGCAAGCGCGACTTGATTTCGAATCGCACCAACTACCTCTGGTTCACGCCGAACAAGGACCTTGGTTCGAAGGCGTGGAACGGTTTCTGTGCTGAGTTTTGCGGTCCGTCGCACGCCAACATGCGGTTCCGGGTGTTCACGGTCACGGCCGACGAGTTCGGGCAGTGGGCCGCGCATCAGAAGCAGCCGGCGAGCTTCCCGCTGGCCACCGCCGACGTCGGCGCTGCCACGACCGTGCCGGCCGTCGCTCCTGTTCCGGCCGGAGCGGGCAGCACGCCGCTGCTGCAGGTATCGGCGGTCACGCCCGCGGTCGCTGCCGACACGACCGCGAAGTCTGCGCCCGTGCCGATGTGGGTGTTTCCGAAGGAGCGGATCGAAAAAGAGTTTGCCTTCACGATTCCCAAAACACCGCTCACGACTCTGATCAGCTTCGACGCATCGTTGCTTGGCAAGGGTGATGCGGAGCGTGGCCGCCAGCTGTATAGCAAGTCGAGCTGCATCGGTTGCCACGCGATCGCCGGCACGCCGATGAACATGGCAAACGTGGGTCCGAATCTCACGCATGTGGGGTCGCGGCACACGATCGCCGGTGGGCTCTATCCGAACGACACGAAGCATCTGTCGTACTGGATCAAGAGTGCGCCGCACATGAAGCCCGGCTCCATCATGCCCTCGCTCGGCAAGGGTGTGACGGATCCGAAAACCAAGATGGTGGTCAACGTCGGCGGTTTGACCGACGCGGAGGTCGCGGACATCGTCGCGTACCTCCAGGCCCTGAAGTAA
- a CDS encoding ABC transporter substrate-binding protein produces MSPNLVRTPRVGRPLGDAVTVRPAATPALDTAPFPHPTPDRLLLVIQIRRATMPRAASAALAFLLLLPACRASDSPQGGTGDGTFLIGVGAIPGSPGYDEVVRGVDLAVERLNSASSLRFRSRPPKVGSAGAVQVAQQLTGDPGVIAVVGHPESGNTIEALPVYADAEHSGANGVVAISPTASSPQLSGKSPWFFRVAPSDNDAAHVTAQWAFDSLGARRAAIIYRNDSYGRDWASTFSQTFTRSGASVIAREPYLNGVTEWDAYAQLLSTMHPDVVLFPGDAVDALAFIRALKAHGVTAPFIGGDGTEQINRHAEAVGARYVAFFRADRATSPEALWFLSRYRERFKQDPDMFAALSYDAAIVMGRTIISGARTRAALRLALERIGNGAPSVDGVAGRIAFERNHDIKGRSVVIVRVDRVRGNADTAADSTDAPDGGTR; encoded by the coding sequence TTGAGTCCGAATCTGGTCCGAACGCCGCGCGTTGGACGGCCGCTCGGGGACGCCGTCACCGTGCGGCCGGCGGCCACGCCCGCCCTCGACACCGCACCGTTTCCGCACCCGACTCCAGATCGTCTATTGCTCGTGATCCAGATCCGACGTGCCACCATGCCCCGCGCCGCTTCCGCGGCACTCGCGTTCCTGCTGCTCCTGCCGGCCTGTCGCGCCTCGGACAGCCCCCAAGGGGGCACCGGCGACGGCACCTTCCTGATCGGCGTCGGGGCCATCCCCGGCAGCCCGGGATACGATGAAGTCGTGCGAGGGGTCGATCTGGCCGTCGAACGTCTGAACTCCGCCTCCTCCCTCCGGTTCCGAAGCCGTCCCCCGAAGGTCGGCTCGGCCGGCGCCGTCCAGGTCGCCCAGCAACTGACGGGAGATCCCGGCGTCATCGCCGTCGTCGGTCACCCGGAAAGCGGCAACACGATCGAGGCCCTTCCGGTCTATGCCGACGCCGAACATTCCGGCGCCAACGGCGTCGTCGCCATCTCCCCCACGGCCTCGTCGCCGCAACTGAGTGGCAAAAGCCCGTGGTTCTTTCGCGTAGCGCCGAGCGACAATGACGCCGCGCACGTCACCGCGCAGTGGGCGTTCGACTCACTCGGCGCCAGACGCGCCGCGATCATCTATCGCAATGACTCGTATGGACGCGACTGGGCGAGCACCTTCTCCCAGACGTTCACCCGGAGCGGCGCCAGCGTGATCGCCCGCGAGCCCTATCTGAATGGCGTCACCGAGTGGGATGCCTATGCCCAGCTCCTCTCGACGATGCACCCCGACGTGGTGCTCTTCCCCGGCGATGCGGTCGATGCGCTGGCCTTCATTCGCGCCCTGAAAGCACACGGGGTCACTGCGCCGTTCATCGGCGGCGACGGCACCGAACAGATCAATCGGCACGCGGAGGCCGTCGGTGCGCGGTATGTGGCGTTCTTCCGCGCCGATCGAGCGACGAGTCCTGAAGCGCTCTGGTTCCTGTCGCGCTACCGCGAGCGCTTCAAGCAAGACCCCGACATGTTCGCCGCACTGTCGTACGACGCTGCAATCGTCATGGGACGCACGATCATCAGCGGGGCGCGCACGCGCGCGGCACTGCGCCTGGCGCTCGAGAGAATCGGCAATGGTGCCCCCTCCGTTGACGGCGTGGCCGGACGGATCGCGTTCGAACGCAATCACGACATCAAGGGACGCAGCGTCGTCATTGTTCGCGTGGATCGCGTGCGCGGCAACGCCGACACGGCCGCGGACAGCACCGACGCACCAGATGGAGGAACGCGCTGA